The DNA window TTCTCCCTGGGGCAGACAGCCTGGCCGAGCcgtgggcagcggggctcaggctctgTGTGCTGTAGGCCCAGGCCTGACGCTCACCAGGGGCTCAGGCTGTGAGCAGGGGCCTCGTGGCCCATTCCCGGCCCTGTTCATCCCTCTTGCGTGAGCACTGCTCCCTATCAGCCCTGCAGAAGCGGGAGGACCTGAGGACGTGCGCCTATCCCAGGGTGCATTGGGCCATCAAGCTGAGGctacggggggggaggggatccctTGTCTGCAATGTGTCCTTGGGCCATCCCCCCAGGGTCAGAGCTCAGCCCGCTCTGGCTCCTTCTGCACCCCCTCTGTCCCAGCCGTGCCCGCCTCCGCCTGCATGTTGGCATAGGCCACCTCACGCGCGAGCTGCTCCAGGGACGGGCGCCCCAGTGCCAGGTTCCTGAGCGAAATCCAGGTCATCAGGAAGCTgtgaggggaagagaaagagcaagGGCTGGAGATGCGCCCAGAGGGGCATCTGTGGGGGTGTTCAGCTCAGAGGGGGGTGGTTCATGTTGCTGGGGTAGAGGGAGCAGGAAAGGTCTGGCAGCTAGGGTGTCATGGCTTGTGCGAAGGGGGGCCTGGCCCGTGGCTGAGAGGAGATGGGTGCAGTGGTGGGGGCCTGTCACgtgatgggggggcagggtaCAGCGGTGAGGTGCTGGCCCTTGACTGTGAGGAGATGGGTGCAGTGGCAGAACTGTGACCGGGGGgtatggcgggggggggaggttcgGTGGTGGGGGGCTGGTGTGGCGGGGGCTAGTGCGTCGAGGGGGGCAGTACAGCGGTGGCGGGCTAGTGGTGGTGGGGAGGTttggcagcagggggctggcacGTTGAGGGGGGCAGTATGGCGGTGGGGGGCTAGCGGCAGGAGAGAGGttcagcagcaggggctggcacgTTGAGGGGGGCAGTATGGCGGTGGGGGGCTAGCGGCAGGAGAGAGGttcagcagcaggggctggcatgTTGAGGGGGGTCAGTATGGCGGTGGGGGGCTAGCGGCAGGAGAGAGGttcagcagcaggggctggcatgTTGAGGGGGGTCAGTACAGTGGCGGGGGGCTAGCGGCGGGGGGGAGGTTTGGCAACGGCTGGCGCGGCGGGGGGAGGTTCAGTGGCGGGGGCTAGCAGCAGGGGGAGGTACAGCGGCTGGGGGCTGGCATGTCAAGGGGGGAGGTTCGGCAGTGGGGGGCTCATGTGGTGGGGTGCGGTACGGCGGCGGGGAGAGGTTCAGCGGCAAGGGGCTGGCATGGTGGGGGGGCGGTATGGCGGCGGGGGAAGGttcagcagcagggggctggtgtGGTGGGGGCTGGCGTGTCAAGGGGGGAGGTTTGGTAGTGGGGGGCTGGCACATCGAGGGGGGCCATatggcagcagggggctggcatATCGAGGGGGGAGGTTCGGTGGGGGGGCTAGAGGCGGGGGGCTGACGCGTGACCAGGTGCTCACCTCCGGCGGAACAGGAAGTACTTCCTGGCGGCGAAGCGCTGCAGCCGTGCTCCGAGCGTGGCGTTTCGCCGTCTCTGCAGCTCCTCCAATCGCTGCTGGCGTCGCACGAATGCCTGGACGACGGGGTCCAGCTGCATGGTGTCCCCCAGGGCGCCATCTAGGatgggctgcagctctgggggcaggggctctgtCTCTGCACCAGGGGGGCCAGGCATGAGATGACGTCTCACCCCCAGGGGCCCATTCGTCACAGGAAAGAGAGATGCCCGGGGAGTCCCATGGCAGGAATACCggcacctcctgcctgcctggcagGGACACAGCCAGTGGCGCCCAGCGGGAGGAATCTCCACCCGCTACTTCCCCCCCAGCAGGGCTCCAGGGGATCTGGGCTCGGGGCAGTGCTGgtcccagcagccaggagccagGTGCCCCCAGCTAGCAGGGCCCCAGAAACTCACCGCTGCCGTTCTGCACCTTGTCCCGCAGCTCCTGCAGCTCGGTCAGGTTCCGCTCCAGGGCCACGTCCGTGGTGTTGACGTAAATGTACATGTAGCAGGAGGGCTCTGGCGACACCGTGTGCACCTTGTGGTACTCACCTGGGGGCAGCTGGGACACGGGAGGGGCGGGGTCAGCAAGTGGCCGCAGGTCAAGTGGGCTGAGAACCAGCCAACTCTCTGCCCCCGCCCAGAGATATGCTGAGCCAGAACACAGCTCCcagcttgggtggggggggggaggatcccCCTCCCCCGGATCTGAGGCCAGAACCCTCAGGCCCAGTTTCTGTGGCCCCCCCAGCGTATCTAGCAGACCTGGGCTGAGAACCAACCAGCCACCCTCCATGGCTCTTCTCCTGCCAGGCAGGGGACACAGGCCTGGGATCCACGCCCATCCCGAGGCCAGCCCTCACCTGCATCCTGTCCCCTTCCTGCAGCGTGTAGTTCCTCTGCTCCTTGACAATCTCCACCACGACCTCCCCCTTCAGCAACTGCAGGCTCGTGTTGCCCAGGTCCTCACTCACAAAGTTCTCCAGGTGCAGGCCTGGGAGGATTGGAGGGGACATGAAGGAAGGTGAGCATAGCCCCACTGGGAGCCACCCCCACACCCGTGACCCACACTGGCAGCAGCTCTCAGGAGAGGCTAACAACCTCCTTCAGCCGCCCAGCAATGGAGCAGCTCCTTGAGGTCAAGCTGTAGTGGCTGAGGTTTGTGCTCTGAAGGTGCCGggttccagccctgctgatgaGCCAGGAGGGTTGTTCTATGAGTAACAGGAGCCCCCCAGGGAACAGGCTGCGGGCAGGTACCTGGGAAATCAGCGATGAAAACCACCTCGGTCTGGTTGTCCAGCGAGCTCTCGATATCCTGCAGCTTCGCCCTCCAGGGGGACAGGTCGACCAGCAGTGGCTTGAGCCACGGAGTATGGCGGAAGGGAGACCACTCGGCCCGCACGATGTCCACCTGTGGGTCGAAGAGCCTGGCCGGCAAGAGGGACCCGGTGAGCGTGCCAGGGGCTGGGCCAGCGGGACGCTCTGGTACCCAGCACTGGCTGCCAGGCAGCAAACTGCAGCCGGCCCCGGGGTCATCGCAGGCCAGAAGGGGCGTCAAGTCCCTGAAGTGCCAACTGCTGGTCTGGGTCTGTGATGGGACCCAGCACACCCTGCGCTGGGGCATGGCAATGCCACAGCCTCCCGCCCCAATACACACACAGTCGCTCCGATGGAGGACGGCCAaaggctgggtgtggggctggctgcgtCCGTGTGTGTGATGCTGGGCCAGCGCAGGCAGGCAGGACCCCAGCAGCGGCTGTGTGCTGCCCGAGCTGTCCTGTGCCCCCTGGGCCCCCGCACTTGCCTCTGCTGGAAGCGGTCGTTGATGGAGACCCAGATGTCAAAGTAGATCTCGGGCTGCGAGACGTTGTAGTTGAGTAGCAGGTGGCTCAGACAGGTGGCATACTGCTTCAGCATGTCAGCGTGGTCCTTCCAGCGCCGGCTCTGCGTGAATACCTGCCAGACACCCGCGTGAGCCCGGCACCAGACACCCAGCCCTGaggccacccccatccccccacaagtCCCGGGAGCCTGAAGGCACAGGGAGGGGCTCAAGAGATTTCCATCCCCACGAGCTTCTGCCGCTGAGCCGGGACCCTTTCGGTGCGGAGTCAGCTCTGACCTCCCAGTGCCATGGGTtcagagggaggccaggcctcTGCGTAAAGCACAGGGTTGAGGTTAGGGCTCCTGGGTCCCAGCTCTGCGGCTGACTCCCTGGGGGAGTTTGGGCGAGTCCCTtccctgctcagtgcctcagtttccccacttgtaacaGGGGCAGGGAAGTTCAGTCATGTCTGCGAGGGTCAGATAGAGCAGCAGAGAAGGCAGATCGTCTGCCGAGGGACAGAGTCATgcctgagcacaggactgggagaacCCCGGCAGAGACCCTCCCCAGGCCTGAATCCCACATTTCACCCCATGGGAATTTAAACAAACCAATAATCCCCCCTTTTGACGCCCAGCCCCAGATACAGTTgcatcccagccagggggctccagctgggacaCAAGGGAGGGAACCACACACTGATAAGCAGAGTTTGGGGAAGATGAGtcaacaggactcctgggttctatccagggcttggggaagggactgGAGTCTGGTGAGTtagactggggggtgggaggcactgggagccaggactcctgggttctagccctggcTCTGTAACggatttcctctgtgaccttcTGTCAAAAACCTTCccacgcctcagtttccccatccatataACAGGATGGCCTGGGCCTGCCTTTGCTTAGTGTCCTGAGACCCTCAGATAGGAGCCCTATTGTCTATGCTAATTAATATTGTTAATGACCATTAATGTCCACCTCCTCTGGGGCACCAAACACAGCCAGGCCACGGAGAGGGCGCCGGACACAGGTGGCCAGACTGATTGTCCAGTCTGCTTCGCTGCGCAGAGcgggaaactgagacagggagTGGCGGCAATAGAACCCAGGGTCCTGGCTCCGCCCCAGAGCGCGGCAGGGTCACTTACCCCGGGGTTGAGGTAGCCCAGCTCCCCGGTCACACCATCCCGGTAGGTGATCTTTACGTGCTGGTGGGAGCGGGAATGGACCATCATGTCCCACGAGTAGCCGTACAGCCCATTGGTCCAGTTGTTGTAGCCCTGGGGGGAAGCATGGGGGGATAGGGAGCACGCTGGGGGGATGCATCGGGGATCCCCCTAACCCAGCATCCCATCGGGTTCAAGCCGCTCTCCCAGGGAGCTGGTTTGTGCTGttttgctgccccctgctgggcagtCGGGGATATGGCTGCTGTGGTGCAGCTACCATGGGCACCCCACTGGGTCTGTGCAGCTCGCACGGACCACTGGTCACCGGGTGGGGGGCCCAGCCATTGTGGACATCCAGCTCCTCGGGGAAGTCAccccagctggggagggagcaggctgACCTGCCACAAAGCATCAGCCAGGGCTacatggtggggcagcacaatcGCTGCCAGGCCAGGGGTCTCGGCTTGTCCTCCCTGTCTGAGCGCACCCCTGGAGGAGCAGCACCCTCTGCCCCTGTTCCCCATGTGCTCCCAGCACTGCCCTCCACTAGCACCCAGCTCCTTCTCTCTGGGGGGGGGGaccatcccctccccacagcagtcCCCAGAGCCCTGTGCTGTGTGGGGGCTCCTACCTGGGTGATGAAGTGGGAGTAGGGCAGGAAAAGCTGCTCCAGCACGTACAGCACGGTGAAGAGGGCCCCCAGCTTCTGGCGCAGCCCCGGCCCACGTTCCCCCCTGCCTCTGCCTTTGCGCTCAGGGCCCCCGTACACACATGCCTCGCTGGGCTGTGGCAGCTCCAAGGAGGGCAGGAGCCTTCGGAGGCAGGCCGGGAACCTGGCACCCAGGTGGCGCGGCCAGTCCGGGGAGCAGAACAAGGGGCTGGTGGCAAGCATGGTGTAGGAGAACATGCCTGTGGGGAGAACTGAGACGTCAGCCAGGGAGCTCCCCTCCCCTCGGGCAAAGCCAGGGGCAACGGCTGGGCAGGGCACTTGGGCTGGACTgcaggggttagagcagggggccaggctcctgggttctctccccagtgctgGGACCTAGgactccattcccagctctgggagggggatgtGGTCACGGGATGATTTGGagcaggactcttgggttctctccccagtgctgggaggggaggggggtcaagtgggttagagcaggggggactgggagccaggacccctgggttctctccccagtgctgggaggggaggggggtcaagtgggttagagcaggggggactgggagccaggacccctgggttctctccccagtgctgggagggggatgTGGGCATCGGGGGATGGAGagcaggacccctgggttctctccccagtgctgggaggggatgtgggcaTCGGGGGACGGAGagcaggacccctgggttctctccccagtgctgggagggggatgTGGGCATCAGGGGATGGAgagcaggagtcctgggttccGTCCCCACACCAATGCTGAAGAGCTGGGAGTTCATGCAGTGGAAGTAGGAAACGAAGACGAGCGCCGCTGGGCGGGTGGCGTCGAAGAACAGCAGGTAACCAGCCGTCAGGTCCAGCACCAGGCCCCCGCCATGCACCACCAGCAGGTTGGTCATCTCCTCAGACAGCACCAGCCTGGGAAGCACGCCGAAGGTGAgacccaccctctgccccaactaGGGAGCCTTCTCCCCTGCAGCCGCCCGCAGGtcgcctgcccccttccccggaCCGCCTGTGTTCTCCGCCCCATGGCAGCACTGAGCCCCTCATCTGAGCAGCCCCTGGAGATGCAGGGCTGGTCATGCCATAGCCCCTCCATGGCACTGACCAGTGGTGGCTGGGGGGCGATGGCTGCCCTGGCTGGGCTAGAGAGGGAAATGCAGGCCCCAGCCACCACGCACACAGCACtaaaccccccagcccccaccccatcctgaacTTCCAGggccccttccctctccctatGTCCCCTTCACTTTGTAACAGTCCCGGTCCCCAGCCTGGGTCTGCCTGGTCCCTGTTTTGTTCGTGTGCAGGTAACTTGGTGTGAGCCCCTGTGCGAGCTCCCAGCTCAGGCCGAGAAGTCATG is part of the Dermochelys coriacea isolate rDerCor1 chromosome 26, rDerCor1.pri.v4, whole genome shotgun sequence genome and encodes:
- the GGCX gene encoding vitamin K-dependent gamma-carboxylase; protein product: MALDIPQERGLSYLDHKYLDGLEVCRFPLVNFLEPLPLDWMYLLYAVMLMGALGIMLGCCYRLSCLLFMLPYWYVFFLDKTAWNNHSYLYGLLGFQLALMDANRYWSIDGLRDPRKRNAHVPLWNYTVLRMQIFIVYFIAGIKKLDADWVEGYSMGSLSRHWLFDPFKLVLSEEMTNLLVVHGGGLVLDLTAGYLLFFDATRPAALVFVSYFHCMNSQLFSIGMFSYTMLATSPLFCSPDWPRHLGARFPACLRRLLPSLELPQPSEACVYGGPERKGRGRGERGPGLRQKLGALFTVLYVLEQLFLPYSHFITQGYNNWTNGLYGYSWDMMVHSRSHQHVKITYRDGVTGELGYLNPGVFTQSRRWKDHADMLKQYATCLSHLLLNYNVSQPEIYFDIWVSINDRFQQRLFDPQVDIVRAEWSPFRHTPWLKPLLVDLSPWRAKLQDIESSLDNQTEVVFIADFPGLHLENFVSEDLGNTSLQLLKGEVVVEIVKEQRNYTLQEGDRMQLPPGEYHKVHTVSPEPSCYMYIYVNTTDVALERNLTELQELRDKVQNGSETEPLPPELQPILDGALGDTMQLDPVVQAFVRRQQRLEELQRRRNATLGARLQRFAARKYFLFRRSFLMTWISLRNLALGRPSLEQLAREVAYANMQAEAGTAGTEGVQKEPERAEL